Below is a window of Vulpes vulpes isolate BD-2025 chromosome 14, VulVul3, whole genome shotgun sequence DNA.
cttgTCCCTATCCTAATGACAATACCCTGATCATGACATTTCCCCGTTGGGAACATCCCTTACAATCTCCCCCTACCCTGGCCTGAGGTGCATTATCTTGGTCTTTGCCAAGGCTTCCACTCTGTGGTAGCCAAATAGTTTCCCAAAGCCATCCTCAGAGAACAGCCTGCAGCCTGATGGTGTTGAGCAAATGCTCAAGTGCactttgggtgatttttttttgttatctagGCACTCACGATCTCCATTATGAATCtccatcggactccccacagggagcctgcttctccctctgcctaagtctctgccattctctgtctctcatgaataaaatcttaaaaaaataaaaaaataaatcttaaacaccccccccccaaaaaaaacactAATGGAACTCATTTGGGATCAGGAATGATGGTCAAAGACAACCTGTTTCTGATGTCACCAGACACCTCAGCACGAAGTAGACACTAAGTGGGGCAGAGTTCtttcccatactttttttttttccctaaagattttatttgagagagagagcaagagagagagagcacaagtgggggcagtgagggggcagagagggagaagcaggctccctactgaggagagagcctgatgtggggctcaaccccagcaccctgggatcatgacctgagctgaaggcagctgctcaaccaactgagctacccaggtgcccttctctcCCATACTTGACCTGATGTCTATAGAAGCCTGTCTCTTCTCCAGAGAGAGGTTTTGACCTTGTCAGCCCCACACTAGGTGGCAGATTGGCCAGGTGGTCAAGTAGTCCCTGAGCCAGTGTGGTGGCCAACAGGGCCACAAGAGTCACTGTTGCAGTTACAGGCCCCATAGACTGCCACATTTCATAGACTCAGCTAGGAAGGAGATGACAAGTCCCATGGATCCAGACAGTTTTTTAGTCACACAGAGCAAAAGCAAGACCAGCATGGAGCCAACTTCTCGCAACCCTAGTTCCACAGGATGACATGGAACACTGGAGAGACTGGGACAGGAGGTATGGTGGCAGGTCACTCTGTGGCAAAGGAGCCAACTCTAAACCACAACCAAGCAGTTACATGGCCTCAAGTTGAGCTCTTTGGGGCGAGGGAGCCAGATAGAGAGCCCTGCACTCAAGTGAAACTAGAAAGAAGGGATGAGGAACGGCCTCACTGTAGTCTTCCACAGACGGAATCACTCACACCCCTCAATACCCCTCAGACATGACCACAAGGTTGACTTCTCTATAGCTTAGTCttgcctgttcttgaacttcataaACTGGAATTGTAGGAATGTGCTCTTTCACGTCTGGCTTCTTTACTCAACATATCTTTGAGATTTGTCAATGTTGGTATTCCCGCCGGTGGTCTGTTCTTATCACTAGAGagacatttgggtcatttccagtttATTCTGGTCCTAACCTTGCTCTCCTGGAATTTCCATCCCTCATTATACTAGAACCTCACATTTCTTAGGTTCTGctttctccattctttctctctctttttttttaagatttatttatttaggggtgcctaggtggctcagtacctgccttcagctcaggtcatgatcctagggtaccgggttcgagccccatgtcaggtcccctgcttagcagggagccggcttctccctcttcctctgcttttccccactgtttgtgctcactcactctctctaaaataaagtcttaaagatttttcttagggacgcctgggtggctcagcagttgggtgtctgcctttggctcaggacctggtCCCAGatttcagggatcaagtcccgcatcgggctagtgcatggagcctacttctcctccctttgcctgtctctctgcctctctctgtctctcccatgaatagataaatgaaatcttaaaaaaaaaaaaaaaaaagaaaaagaaaaaaaaagaaaaaattatttaatagagttaaaaaattttttttaagattatttatttaatcatgagagacacagagagagagagacgcacacacacagacagagagacagagatggaggcagagacacaggcagagggagaagcaggctccatgcagagagcctgatgtgggactcgatcccgggtctccaggatcaggccctggactgaaggcggcgctaaactgctgagccacccgggctacctcaccccctgccccgttttttttttaattaaaaaataaaaacgattTTCATCTCGTTTCCTCCTCACTGTTGCAATGGGGGCAGTGGCTTGCAGAGACTCACCACATCCTACCCAGAAGCAGAAGTTCCTTGGTTCTGCTTTTGATCACTTCCAATGGATATAGTCTGActtcttagtatttttttcttaatcacacTCTACCTGATTTCCTCTTGTGTACACAAGTTATCATGTTTTTAACTCCTTCAAAAATAGATATGCGCTACCTCCTCAGCTTTCTTGGGGGATGGCCACTTGGCCTCAgagttgttgttttgttttttggtgtgaGAGATGTTTGTTCCTACCTCTTTGTCTTCTTGCCCTTCTCTGGTGCTGCTGGGAAAGTTTCAGATGATTCTTATAGATTTCGGGGGATCTTTATGGACTAAGAGGAGGTGAGGGCTCCCCGCTCTGCTACCCTATTGTCTTGATGGGCCAACTCCCTGAGAGGATGTTCTTTCTCTTCAGCCACCTCAGTGCCCTTTTAGGGAAGCACTTTCCCCAACTCCCATCTCCTCTCCCCTGAATCTTCTATGACTTCTGCTCACCACATAGCATCAGCTGCTCCCTAGTGTTTATCGGCTAATGACTTTTGAATGTCAGTTGCCAGCCTTTGCTTCCACCTGGGTTTCCAGACTTCTATGTCACACCTACATCCCCATGGGCCCCTCAAACACATCTCCAAACTTCCCATTCCTCCTGCAgctctctcctctgtctgtgaCCCTTTCAGGAAAGACACTGCCACACGTCAAGAACCTAgcatctctcccttccccataTCTCACAGACCATGTCAGTTTGGCCTCATGAGCCCTGCCCATCTCCCTGACCCCATTCCCCATGGTCATGGCATAGGCCCCCGGTTCTTCCTCAGACCTGCCCTCTGGAGGGGTGCACATGCCAGGAGCACTCAGTGGGCACAAGTGGTTTTATTATTTCCGCCTGGAAGAGGAAGCCCAAGCAGAAGCAGGGCTGCACAGCTGACCGAGCTACATGCCTGCCGGCAGCACTGATGCCAGTGTCCGGGGCCCGGGACTGTTAGGAGCCATCCAACAGTGGCAGCCAGAATCTTGCCCACAGAGGCCTCCAGCTTGAGAAGGGGGCCCAGCCTCACCGATGCCGCTTCCGGATGCTCTGCAGCTCCTGGTAGATGGCGCTGAAGCTGGGCCGCTGCCCGGGCTCGTAGGCCCAGCACTGCTCCATGAGCCTGAACACAGCGTCAGGGCACAGCTCTGGGCAGGGCAGGCGGCCCCCTGTGGGCATAGGCACAGCACAGCAGGTGTGAGGAGTGGGCATGGGGACCCCAGCAGCCACCTTGAGTCGTAGACACTCTCAAGGGCCCTAAGGACACTGAGGTTCTAATCTCGGTCCCACTGTGTGTGACCTCTGCAAGCCTGTCTTTTCTGGCAGCAAAAGGGATACAGTAAGGCCTCCCTCACTTGCCACGAAGAGTAAATGGGATGGTGTTGGCCTGGCACACCTGGGGGGCTCCTGTCATGGCAGCTCCAGAATGACCATTGCTCTGCCCCAGGGGGTGGTCAGAGGACCTGGAGGAGCCCAGCGGGAGCACGGAGAAGCTGCTGTCATGTGGGGATGCCtcacctttgtcttttttttttttttttgcctcaccTTTTTCCACAAACTCCCGGGTCTGCTGATTGCTGAGGTTGGGGTAGGGGGAGGCTCCTAAGCTGAAGGCCTCCCAGAGCAAGATGCCAAAGCTCCACACGTCACTCTCGGAGGAGTAGCGTCCTGCAGGGAGGCAAGGTGTGAGGGGGCCGGCTGGTCCACTGGCCAGAGAGAGGGCCCTGCAGCCAgagcaggtgaggcccaggtaCCGTAGTTAAGGGCCTCCGGTGCCGTCCACTTCACAGGGACTTGTCTGAGGCCCCCTGAGGCTGCATAGATGCCATCAGCTTCTTCCCGGGACATGCCAAAGTCGCTGATCTTCAGGACGTTCTTCTCCGTCACCAGGCAGTTCCGGGCAGCCAGGTCCCTGGGTGGGGCGGAcagggcagaggcccaggctcCAGGAGTAGCCCTGAAGAAAGctgctctccccgccccccccggcccccggccacAGGCAGACTCCAGGCCTGGAGCAGGTGCCTGCAGTGAGGAAAGCAGGAGGGCGGCGATGCCACTGGCTCCCCTCACTCACCGGTGGATGCAACACTTGCTCTCCAGATACTCCATGCCCGCAGCCGCGTCCCCCACCATCTGCAGCAGGGTCTTCATCCTCAGCCGGGCGCCCTCTGTCCGCAGGAAGGTCAGGAAGTCGCCCCCTGGGGGTGGgcgggggaagggcaggggaagcCTTGGTAAGCCTCTGGCAGAAGCCTCCTCCTCCACACGCGCCCCCTGGAGACCAGCTTCCTCTGCTCACCCTGCACGAGCTCCATGACAATGTAGATGGGCTGCTTCTGGGTGCAGACGCCAATGAGCCTTACGATATTGGGGTGGCTGTACTGCTTCAGGATCCTGGAGGGTGCCGCCACTTAGGAGCCCACCtgggggagccccgggagccccagggGCACCGAGGGAGGATGGGAGAGGGCAGCACAGGAGAGGCCAGCAggcctggctgtgtgaccttgggggcGTCACTGAGCCTCTCTCCCTCAGCACTAAGCAGGGTTGTGGGGGGGACGACCACTTGCATGGTGAGGCGCCACGAGGGAGCAAGTCAAGCGCTTTACCTCATGCCATGCATGGAGGAACCCTTTGCATGTGGAGCTCTGGGATCATTACTTTATCACCCACCTCGCTTCCTGTAGAAACTTGGCCTTGAGGTCAGGTGGGAGGGTCTCTCGGCAAGATTTCACCGCCACCAGAGTATTGTCGGCCCGTAGACGTCCACTGAACACTTCACCAAAGTTCCCCTGCAATGGTCTCAGGCTCCTATCAGCCTTCCCTGGACCATGGTCCTCTTCCTCACTCCCAGGGACTGATCCTCATCTTGTCCCTACCCTCCTCAGACAGCTCAGCCATGCTCCAGAGGTGTTTACCCCTGGGTGGGGACTGGGTGCACATGAGCTAGGCAGGGAAGGTGACCTCTAACTTGCCACCTTCACAGAGAGAAGggacacagaaaacccaaatttCTCTTTCACTTGGGTTGAAAAAGCATTCTTTGTCTTaagaaagtgactttttttttccttaacaggTATTTTATAGCTCACGTGACCAAAGCATGTCTCCCCACACATAGGAGAGCAACCTGGGGAGAAAGGGCCTGGATGGGGTgagggcttgggggtggggggcagaagtaGGGGAGGGGAGATCAGGCAGCCAGGAGGCTGGTAGAGCACTCAACTCACCCGACCAATCTGCTCACCCAACACCAGGTCCTCGTGGTTTAGCACCCACTtgtcctgggggagggaggggttgggggtCGGAAGTCAGTGGAGGAAATGTGTGCTGGGCCCTGCAAGGGACCAGATGTCCCCCACCAATGCtatatctttcatttcttggCACCCCGGTTTGTTGGTCTGAAAAATGGGGGTTAGACAAGATCAGGATCACACTTAAACAACTTTGGGGACCAGGCAGGTGCCCTCACTGGGGGAGTGTCAGCTCTGAATGTACATGTTTGTGTTCTATGGACTGGTGAAAGGCCTTGGGATTCCAACCATAGAGGGAAGCTGGCTCTCTGAGGAGTAAGGAATCACTTTGCACCCGTTTATAGACAGGAACCTGGGAGACCCTGCCTGCCTGGACACCACGTGGCACAGGTGGCATGGTCGGGCTGGGCACAGGCTCACCTTGGGCACTGCTCTGTTGAGGACAATACCACTCTTCTTGGTGAGGGGCTGCTGGGAGCGCAGTAGGTGGTCGATGAGCAAGGGGATGCTGGGAAAGCCATCCCCTTCAAGTCGGTACAGGTTCTGTAGGGCAGGAGAACCCAGGATCAGCAGCCTCCTCTGCTGGGGGGGCCCTGAGCCCTGGgaaaggaggggacaggaggTATAGCTGGTAGAAAAGGTGCTCTCTGCTGCCGTGCCACAGCTTGGAGCCCTTCACAGGGGAGGACCCACGCCAAGGACTGTGCCTCTAGCTTGTTGCACGGACTGGGCATTCTCTGGCAATTTTCACCTCTGCCAAGGATGCATCTACTGTGGCAGCATCTTCCTCCCCTCTCAAGACCATTCCCCTGcagagtggggggcagggcagggaaggccTGAATCTAGGCCCCACTCACGTCGGCGGACTGGATGATGAAGTGCCGGGGCTGGCCATCCCACAGCACAGACAGCACGTACTCCTGCTTGCCCTGGCTCTCCCGCACCAGGAAGTCCCCGGAGTGTGTCAGCAGCTCAGACACTTCTGCCCGTGGGATTGCTCCATGGTACCACAGCTGCTCATGCAGGGGCTTCTGTACCTCTGGAATGAGCTGCAGTGGTGGAGGGAGCTGGCCAGGGCACGGGAGGGGCAACAGAGGGGAATTCAGCAATTCGTCCAGGGAGGCCACTAGGACAGATGGGAGTCACGGGGTGGGGGATTCTCTGTCTCACATCTACCCCTCTAATGCCACCTGTGTGGCATTAGAGCCCCTGGAGCAAGCAACGGACTCACCCAGTCTTGCTCTAGACAGAGCTGGGAGGGGAAGCCCAGGCTGGTGACCTCAAACTAGGCTTCTGCCTTTTGCTCCAGGCCCCAGTTATGCAATGACTCCCAGGGCAAGAAGAGCCGGGAGGTAACAAGGCTGTAGCACACAGTGGGGTGAAGAGGAAGAGGGTGCTGGCTGACAAGATCTGGGGACATACGTAATCTGGAATCCCAGGGAAGACAAGGACTCCTCTGGGCAGAGCCTCCTCTCTAGGGCAGCATGATTAACCCCAAACACCCTGGTGGGAGGGTCTTAGGGGGTACAGGTCTGAAATCTCCTAGCCTGGCCCACCccagagaggaggacagagaTGCAGGCCCAGGCTGGGTTCTACTCACCGAGAACTTAGGGCGGAAGATTCCTGAGATGTGGCTCTTAAGGATCTCCAGGGTGGGTGTCCTTCCCCCTTCTCGCTCCTGCTCCTGAGGCCAGGGACAGACGTCAGCGGGTGGCCAggcttggggagggggagggcaaaAATGAGGAGCGCGCCCCGGGGCGGGCAGGCGTGGCTGGCAGCGGCGGGCAGTGGTAGGCAGCTCACCGAAGACGATGTGGAGTGGCGGTCATCCTGTAGGAGCAGCACGGGCGGTGGTTCGCCAGGGCCCAGCTGCTCCAGCTTGGTCTGCAGCAGCTCCTGCTGGGCCTGCAGCTTGGCCTGGGTGCACAGGGCTACCTGCAGCCCCTGAAGCGCCTCCTGCAACACCTGCTTCTTGGCCAGCAGCTGCACCCTGCAGatggggcgggaggggggtggTGTTCAGCCCATAGCTGGCAGCCAGCAATGGGTCAGGCCAGCTGACGAACTGACGAGACGAAAGGCGGGCTGCGAGGTTGCTGTGGGCGAACCCACTCACCGCTCCCGGGGATGTGTGTTCTGTTCTTCATTCTGGAGATCGCGCTGCAGCTGAGTGACCACCTCTTGCCGGCTAAGCACTGTCTCGGTGGCCACAGCCAGTTCATCTGTCACCGAGGTCAGCCTGCGCCCAAAGGAAGGGCAGTGTTAAGAGTCACACCCCTCAGATGCATTCCTGCAGAGCCAAGCAAGCCTGGCCACCTGGCTACCTGGCCATAGTTCTACAGAGCTGGCGCCTGCCCCTGGATACTCCAGCCCACCCCAGTCTGGTGCCCAGCCAACACGCACGTGTGCTGCACGCTCTCCACAGTCAGCTCATTCAGCTGCAGCTCCCCTGGCTCCAGTGGTTCGCCCTCTTCAAGCAGTGACTCATCAAAAGTGACACAGGGTGGGATGTCAGGTGCGGACCTGCAGGAGGATGGTGCCCCGTCAGTGAAAAGGCCAGAAGCCCTGGTGCCCAGGGGGAGCAAGGAGGGGCTTACCCATACTGTTGCAGGAAGCCTTGGTACTCGCTTTCAGGCTGGATGCGGGCGACAGCTGCAGCCATCTCTAGGTGAATGGCCGCCACCTCGTCCTGCACCAGGCTGCTAATCTCCAGGTACTCCTGCAGGatctccttcctgcccccagaCAGGAACCCTGGTCAGTGGGGCCTCAGGCTGGGCAAAGCCGGGCAGCTGCGGACCCCTGGCACTGGGTTTGTAGTAGTCAGCCCTGGAGTtgaccctccccttccccttcatcATTTACCAGCCAGATGACCACAGGCAAGTTACTCAATGTCTCCTTTATCTTTGCTTCCTGGTGCATATAATGATGGATGGTGGGCATTGTGATAAGGACCCAATGGAGCTAGTGTGCAAGCGTGTGGTAGTCACGAACGGCGGGGGACTGTGGGGCTCCGAAATGTGCACAGGCCTTTGACATGCTGCTGGCCCTATATCTATGTGTGTAGTCCTCTAGGACCTCAGCCTCAAGCAGCCACCTGCTTACTCGAACATCCCAGTGGACATCTCTTAGACACTCTAACTCCATGAGTGGAAACATGAACTCTGATTCTTGTCTCCTGAACCCGTTCCTTCCCTCCCTGACCTCGTAAGTTAGCAGGAACTCCACCTTCCAGGAGTCCCCTGGACTCTACCTCACACCTCACTTCCAGTTCATGAAGAAGAGGCCCCAGCACCACCTTGGGAGCATACCTAGGAACCAGCACCCTGGCCCAGTGGCCACGGCCTATGGTCTGCACTCTTCCAAcagccccctgcctggccccCTGAAGTCTTTTCTCAACACAGTAGCACCCAAGACCTCACAATGGCTTGCTGGTCCCTCCATCACCCAGCAGCCCCCCAAGCCCCGGACCAGTCCGGCCTCACATCTgactctgccctgccctgctaCTGCCTGGGCTACATCAGTGGCCCTGCTGGTCCTGGATTCCAGGCACGCTCCCACTCCAGGCCCTGtgcacttgctcttccctctctGACTGGTCTAACTGCAAACACCCCTCAGTTTGCCCTGGTACCTCTGAGGCTTTCCCAGAGCACTCTACAAACAGCTGTCCCTCCTCCCGGCCCACCTTGCCTCCCCATTGCCCTTCCTTGTTGGATTTTTCTCCATAGTACATAGTCTCACACATGCTACCTATGGGCAggactctcttttctctctccaacaACACGGGTGAGCCTAGAGAACAGATGCTCCTGTCTTGTTGTTCTCTGTTGTCCTCCAGAGCCTAAAATGGGGCTCCATAAATATAACGAAACCTTGCAATaagggaccctggggtcacacgaTCCAGATATAAGCTGCTGGGCTCCAGCCAAGTGTTGGCCCAGGGCCTGTTCTCCCAGGATGATGTGACCATTCTCACAGGACCAGATCCCCTAGACCTGGCTtctgggcctgggggcaggggtgaagggctgtgaggggggcagggtggggctaCGGGCTCACAGGATGCAGGCCATCTCCTGGTGCAGGTCTTGCAGCGACTGGAGTAGACCAGGGAGCATgagctggtggtggtgctggtggtgtaGCTGCGCAGCCCGCACGCCCAGCACGTAGCGGTTGTGGTGAGCAAAGAGCTTCCACAGGCTGCGTACATACTTGTCCTTGGCCTTGTCCCGATCCTTGTCTGCCAGGTGAggagaggggtggtgggtgaTGGTGCAGAGGCCTGGGCAGGAGATCTGGGCATCTGTGGACAGGTCATGGCTGGCTTGGGATTCCCCCTCTCCCAGAAAGGAGAGCCACAAACCTTTGCTGGCCTCCTGGTACTTGCGTCTGGCCTGGGCGCTGTCCCGTGCCAGGACTCGGTACTGGCTCTTCAGCTTCTCGATGTCCTGGTTGTGGGtctgggagagaggagaggtCAGTGTGGGGGCATGGGTCTCCAGGGCACAGGAGATTTCCGCCCAGCACAGGTCCTGTGGTTTTGGCAGGCTGGGCATCTAAGTCCATCCTCTGGGAAAGGCCTGGGGGCCTCTGGGGCCCAACCCCTGCTGCTGAAGTTAGGGGAGAGGAGCTGGCTTAAAGACAGGCtcctgggggaggcagagaggtgggCTGGGCAGGCTATACCTGGCCCTCCTTGACCTAGAGTGATCTCTGGTGGCAGGTAGGACCTGGCTGCAGGGACGTCACATGGCCTGTGCAGTCTCTCCACAGAGCTCC
It encodes the following:
- the FES gene encoding tyrosine-protein kinase Fes/Fps, producing MGFSSELCSTQGHGAVQQMQEAELRLLEGMRKWMAQRVKSDREYAGLLHHMSLQDSGGRGIGPNSLISQSWAEITSQTEGLSRLLKQHAEDLNSGPLSKLGLLIRERQQLRKTYSEQWQQLQQELTKTHNQDIEKLKSQYRVLARDSAQARRKYQEASKDKDRDKAKDKYVRSLWKLFAHHNRYVLGVRAAQLHHQHHHQLMLPGLLQSLQDLHQEMACILKEILQEYLEISSLVQDEVAAIHLEMAAAVARIQPESEYQGFLQQYGSAPDIPPCVTFDESLLEEGEPLEPGELQLNELTVESVQHTLTSVTDELAVATETVLSRQEVVTQLQRDLQNEEQNTHPRERVQLLAKKQVLQEALQGLQVALCTQAKLQAQQELLQTKLEQLGPGEPPPVLLLQDDRHSTSSSEQEREGGRTPTLEILKSHISGIFRPKFSLPPPLQLIPEVQKPLHEQLWYHGAIPRAEVSELLTHSGDFLVRESQGKQEYVLSVLWDGQPRHFIIQSADNLYRLEGDGFPSIPLLIDHLLRSQQPLTKKSGIVLNRAVPKDKWVLNHEDLVLGEQIGRGNFGEVFSGRLRADNTLVAVKSCRETLPPDLKAKFLQEARILKQYSHPNIVRLIGVCTQKQPIYIVMELVQGGDFLTFLRTEGARLRMKTLLQMVGDAAAGMEYLESKCCIHRDLAARNCLVTEKNVLKISDFGMSREEADGIYAASGGLRQVPVKWTAPEALNYGRYSSESDVWSFGILLWEAFSLGASPYPNLSNQQTREFVEKGGRLPCPELCPDAVFRLMEQCWAYEPGQRPSFSAIYQELQSIRKRHR